A genomic stretch from Lathyrus oleraceus cultivar Zhongwan6 chromosome 2, CAAS_Psat_ZW6_1.0, whole genome shotgun sequence includes:
- the LOC127123540 gene encoding protein MAIN-LIKE 1-like, giving the protein MKFSFFISLSLKDFRNITSAVETGTHKKLIVVRRRAKDIRIPYRSLGWGASTSATEPTGFPGRSYDTSLLVKYEHHVARYLWFSEERGPKKKLKVVGHRLKLTSRVPQALSQQMESWVSRSGLSSLQRTSLTKIDTKLVSIFVERWHLEKSLFHMSFGEMNITLDDVSCLLHLPIRGVFWSPQDVTEEVVVELVVDYLGVSQSEAHAYVRSYIGFYYKLEWLYDLFVAYTVASSWAYATIAYLLMLVGSTIFADKTFTLVKT; this is encoded by the exons ATgaaattttcattttttatttcactTTCGCTTAAAGACTTCCGGAACATCACTTCGGCCGTTGAAACCGGAACTCATAAA aAATTGATAGTGGTTCGAAGACGAGCCAAAGACATTAGGATTCCATATCGTAGTTTAGGATGGGGCGCATCTACATCCGCAACAGAGCCGACTGGCTTTCCAGGAAGGtcgtacgatacgtctcttttggtaaagtacgagcatcatgttgctcgatATTTATGGTTTAGTGAG GAGAGAGGTCCGAAGAAAAAGTTGAAGGTTGTTGGACACAGGCTTAAGTTGACATCGAGGGTTCCACAAGCTCTTTCACAACAGATGGAGAGTTGGGTTTCTAGGTCTGGATTATCTTCACTTCAGAGAACTAGTTTGACAAAGATAGACACAAAACTGGTATCCATATTTGTGGAGAGATGGCATCTAGAGAAATCTTTATTTCACATGTCGTTTGGTGAGATGAACATTACTCTGGATGACGTCTCTTGTCTGCTTCACTTACCCATCAGAGGTGTGTTCTGGAGCCCTCAAGATGTCACTGaagaggttgttgttgaacttgTTGTTGACTACTTAGGAGTGTCACAGAGTGAGGCACATGCATATGTTCGTAGCTACATAGGTTTTTATTAtaagttggagtggttatacgatttattcgtaGCGTATACAGTTGCTTCTagctgggcatatgcgactaTAGCGTATTTActgatgttggtgggttccacaATTTTTGCCGACAAGACCTTTACGCTTGTCAAGACATGA
- the LOC127123541 gene encoding secreted RxLR effector protein 161-like, producing MDPNAKLWGEGNISVDTGRYQRLVGKLIYLSHTQPDIAFSASVVSQFMHSPFEEHLEEVYRILRYLKGNSGKGLFFKKTSERNVFIFTDVDWAGSVIDRRSTSGYCTYVWGNLVTWRSKKQGVVSRSSADSEFRVMSQGICEGLWILRVLEELKMKIELPLKL from the coding sequence ATGGATCCTAATGCTAAACTTTGGGGAGAAGGTAATATTTCTGTTGATACTGGGAGATATCAAAGATTGGTTGGGAAATTGATTTATTTGTCACACACCCAACCTGATATTGCTTTCTCAGCTAGTGTAGTGAGTCAGTTTATGCATTCTCCTTTCGAGGAACATCTTGAGGAAGTCTATAGGATATTGAGATATTTGAAgggaaattctggaaaaggaTTATTTTTTAAGAAGACTAGTGAAAGAAATGTGTTTATCTTCACCGATGTGGATTGGGCAGGTTCAGTCATAGATAGAAGATCAACCTCTGGATATTGTACCTATGTTTGGGGTAATCTTGTGACATGGAGGAGTAAGAAACAAGGAGTTGTATCAAGGAGTAGTGCAGATTCCGAGTTTAGAGTTATGTCTCAAGGTATTTGTGAAGGATTATGGATCCTTAGAGTCCTAGAAGAACTTaagatgaaaattgagcttccaTTGAAATTGTAA